From Vogesella sp. XCS3, the proteins below share one genomic window:
- a CDS encoding YbdK family carboxylate-amine ligase, which yields METTAFRQSEAGTLGMELEIQLLCKHSLDLKPCAPALLAALQADGHHQFKQEVTCSMLEINSTIHHNAGTLLQQMYGNGQLLREYCHTLDALPCGGGTHPFQDWRQRRISDHPRYHDFASEYGYLARQFTVFGQHVHIGCPDGDTAVWLCHALAYYIPHLLALSAASPFVQGENSGFASARSNTVHAFPNSGHMPAPLRNWQDFQQHTSMLASHGIISSLKDLYWDIRPKPEYGTVEIRIFDTPHSLRHAVRLAALSQALALYFIQQRPSLPGREALYSVYGYNRFQAARHGLDAEFIDVCSGRRRRLREHLLVTLTIVRDFASCPQSLALLDELASSLQGGQPGQYATQADTNLQESLREQALHWLD from the coding sequence ATGGAGACAACCGCATTCCGGCAATCCGAGGCCGGCACACTAGGCATGGAGCTGGAAATACAGCTGCTATGCAAGCACAGCCTGGACCTGAAACCCTGCGCCCCGGCGCTGTTGGCCGCACTACAGGCCGATGGCCACCACCAGTTCAAGCAGGAAGTTACCTGCTCCATGCTGGAAATCAACAGCACGATACACCACAATGCCGGCACACTGTTGCAGCAAATGTATGGCAACGGCCAGCTACTACGCGAGTATTGCCATACGCTGGACGCCCTGCCCTGCGGCGGCGGCACCCACCCTTTTCAAGACTGGCGGCAGCGCCGCATCAGCGACCACCCGCGCTACCATGACTTTGCCAGCGAATACGGCTACCTGGCCCGCCAGTTCACTGTCTTCGGCCAACACGTGCACATTGGCTGCCCCGATGGCGATACTGCCGTATGGCTTTGCCACGCACTGGCCTACTACATACCGCACTTGCTGGCACTCTCGGCAGCCAGCCCCTTCGTACAGGGCGAAAACAGCGGCTTTGCGTCAGCGCGCAGCAATACTGTTCACGCCTTTCCCAATAGCGGGCATATGCCTGCACCACTGCGTAACTGGCAAGACTTCCAGCAACACACCAGCATGCTTGCCAGCCACGGCATCATCAGCAGCCTGAAAGACCTGTACTGGGACATCCGCCCCAAGCCGGAGTACGGCACGGTAGAGATCCGCATCTTCGATACACCGCACAGCCTGCGCCACGCGGTACGGCTGGCAGCCCTGAGCCAGGCACTGGCGCTGTACTTCATACAACAACGCCCCAGCTTGCCGGGGCGCGAAGCACTGTATAGCGTTTACGGGTACAACCGCTTTCAGGCAGCTCGCCACGGCCTGGACGCCGAATTCATCGATGTGTGCAGCGGCCGACGGCGCCGCCTGCGTGAACACCTGCTGGTAACGCTAACCATCGTGCGCGACTTTGCCAGCTGCCCGCAAAGCCTGGCGCTACTGGACGAGCTGGCCAGCAGCCTGCAAGGCGGGCAGCCAGGCCAATACGCCACGCAGGCCGACACCAACCTGCAGGAAAGTTTGCGCGAGCAGGCGCTACACTGGCTGGACTAA
- the tldD gene encoding metalloprotease TldD yields the protein MSQIAIAEQLLLAPYGVNEGVIDATLGRMLGHQVDYADLYFQYTRSEGWSLEEGIVKAGSFSIDQGVGVRAVAGDKTAFAYSDDISPFALGKAADAVRAIGAAGGHGSAGAVATRHGSGLYVAQDPLDSLPAEAKVAILQQVEKLARAADPRIIQVMAGLAAEYDVVYIARHDGVRAADVRPLVRLSVTVIAEQNGRREVGSSGGGGRYDLTRFGDAQIAHHVQKAVKQALVNLEARPAPAGQMTVVLGAGWPGVLLHEAIGHGLEGDFNRKGTSAFSGMVGQRVAAAGVTVVDDGTLADRRGSLSIDDEGNATHRTVLIEDGILKGYMQDAMNARLMGVAPTGNGRRESYAHIPMPRMTNTYMLGGDKTPEEIIASVPDGIYAANFGGGQVDITSGKFVFSASEAWKIENGKLAYPVKGATLIGNGPEVLNYVAMIGNDMALDEGVGVCGKEGQSVPVGVGQPTLRIDGGLTIGGTGG from the coding sequence ATGAGCCAAATAGCCATTGCCGAGCAGCTGCTGCTGGCACCTTACGGTGTGAACGAAGGCGTGATCGATGCCACCTTGGGCCGCATGCTGGGCCACCAGGTGGATTACGCCGACCTGTATTTCCAGTACACCCGCAGCGAAGGCTGGAGCCTGGAAGAAGGCATTGTGAAAGCAGGCAGCTTCAGTATCGACCAGGGCGTGGGCGTGCGCGCCGTCGCTGGCGACAAGACTGCTTTTGCCTACTCTGACGACATCAGCCCGTTTGCCTTGGGCAAAGCTGCCGACGCCGTGCGCGCCATTGGTGCTGCGGGTGGGCACGGTAGCGCTGGCGCGGTGGCCACGCGCCATGGCAGCGGCCTGTACGTGGCGCAAGACCCGCTGGATAGCCTGCCGGCCGAGGCCAAAGTGGCTATCTTGCAGCAGGTGGAAAAGCTGGCCCGCGCCGCGGACCCGCGCATTATCCAGGTAATGGCAGGGTTGGCCGCAGAGTATGACGTGGTGTACATCGCGCGCCACGATGGTGTGCGTGCCGCTGACGTCCGGCCGTTGGTACGCCTGTCTGTGACTGTGATTGCCGAGCAAAACGGCCGCCGCGAAGTGGGCAGTAGTGGCGGTGGTGGCCGCTATGACCTGACCCGCTTTGGCGATGCGCAAATTGCCCATCACGTGCAAAAGGCGGTGAAACAGGCGCTGGTGAACCTGGAGGCGCGCCCGGCGCCGGCAGGACAGATGACCGTGGTGCTGGGTGCCGGCTGGCCTGGCGTGCTACTGCACGAGGCGATTGGCCATGGTCTGGAAGGCGACTTTAACCGTAAAGGCACCTCGGCCTTTAGCGGTATGGTCGGCCAGCGTGTGGCAGCAGCAGGGGTCACCGTGGTGGACGACGGTACGCTGGCCGACCGCCGCGGCTCGCTCTCCATCGACGACGAAGGCAATGCCACCCACCGCACCGTACTGATCGAAGACGGCATCCTGAAAGGCTATATGCAGGACGCCATGAACGCGCGCCTGATGGGTGTAGCCCCCACCGGTAATGGCCGTCGCGAGTCCTACGCCCACATCCCCATGCCGCGCATGACCAACACCTATATGCTGGGTGGCGATAAAACGCCGGAAGAAATCATTGCGTCGGTGCCGGATGGCATTTATGCGGCCAACTTTGGCGGCGGGCAGGTGGACATCACCAGCGGCAAGTTCGTGTTCTCCGCCTCCGAAGCGTGGAAGATCGAAAACGGCAAGCTGGCCTACCCGGTGAAAGGCGCTACCCTGATCGGCAACGGGCCGGAAGTGCTGAACTACGTGGCCATGATAGGCAACGATATGGCGCTGGACGAAGGCGTAGGCGTGTGTGGCAAGGAAGGCCAGAGCGTGCCGGTAGGCGTAGGGCAGCCTACCTTGCGCATCGACGGTGGCCTGACGATTGGTGGCACCGGCGGTTAG
- a CDS encoding carbon-nitrogen hydrolase family protein, translating into MDKAFKVAAVQMVSGTEPQRNIARAAQLVAEAAAQGAQLVVLPEYFCLMGRQDGDKVAIREAYGSGPLQAALSAMARDNGVWLVGGTIPLACPDDGRVYNTLLLYAPDGSVHSRYDKIHLFGFTGQGERYCESDSILAGTEPLRASTPLADIAFGICYDLRFPELFRLMAPFDLLVLPAAFTATTGAAHWEVLLRARAIENQCYVLASAQGGEHENGRHTHGQSLLIDPWGNIVAQIGKGEGVVVGEIDPNTLHSVRSRLPALDHRVFS; encoded by the coding sequence ATGGATAAAGCTTTCAAGGTTGCCGCTGTGCAGATGGTGTCGGGTACCGAGCCACAGCGCAATATTGCGCGTGCCGCGCAGCTAGTGGCCGAGGCCGCTGCCCAGGGCGCGCAGCTGGTGGTATTGCCCGAGTATTTTTGCCTGATGGGCCGCCAGGATGGCGACAAGGTCGCGATACGTGAAGCCTACGGTAGCGGCCCGCTGCAGGCGGCGCTGTCTGCCATGGCGCGCGATAACGGCGTGTGGCTGGTGGGCGGCACCATCCCGCTGGCTTGCCCGGACGATGGCCGCGTCTACAATACCCTGCTGCTGTACGCGCCGGATGGTAGCGTGCACAGCCGTTACGACAAGATTCACCTGTTCGGTTTTACCGGGCAGGGTGAGCGCTATTGCGAGTCCGACAGCATCCTGGCTGGCACCGAACCGCTGCGCGCCAGCACGCCGCTGGCCGATATTGCCTTTGGTATCTGCTACGATCTGCGCTTTCCCGAGCTGTTCCGCCTCATGGCCCCGTTTGACCTGCTGGTGCTGCCCGCCGCCTTTACCGCCACCACCGGTGCGGCGCACTGGGAGGTGCTGCTGCGTGCCCGTGCTATTGAAAACCAGTGCTATGTGCTGGCGTCGGCACAGGGCGGCGAACACGAAAATGGCCGCCACACGCATGGCCAGAGTCTGCTGATCGACCCTTGGGGCAATATCGTGGCCCAGATCGGCAAAGGCGAAGGCGTGGTTGTGGGCGAGATCGACCCGAATACCCTACACTCGGTGCGTAGCCGCCTGCCGGCGCTGGATCACCGCGTGTTTTCCTGA
- a CDS encoding YhdP family protein translates to MTEHSTPTPDPAAAHADQSLRVIFWLRRLSRWLGWLLSGVLLLLLLAFLLFRFYVLPNLDGWRPWLASQVSAAVGMPVSLGKLQGQWQWLGPRFTISQLQVRPDPGSPPITVRSTLVQPSWQSLLFLEPRLALLRLDGLSLDLSRRTNGHLYLNGIDLSAGKGDGAGVDWLLRQGEVSVSLQRFSWQDHLLGLPAFTARQLTATLNNTLLGHRLRAVALPAASQLSHVDFDASWQGSRLRDWPQWHGSATLQADAQQLNWLQRYWPGSPLSAGGAASSQVQLAFEAGRLTSLQGKWQLENAALGLPGEKATALPRLAGEVDYRSPAAGQHQLSAKHLYLQTLFGSLLQDAAVSARWHDTQGGFVEASGLQLAPVLPLLRPHVPAVADSAIRQLQGQLQGMRWQWQGPLQQPRQYLFKTRFSELAPQTDAANMTLTGGLSGELLAGSQQGQLSLVVSPMQLALPGQLKQPLRILGGEGELRWQRQGAGWQLAIPALAVATPDFSARLQGQVRLPGQGASQSDLQLAIDNVAINRVPAYLPQLIGADTLAWLQAALQGGQARQVRATLQGDVMQFPFAGGVGGRFTVDARVAGGKLRFDPAWPLIDGIDGEYRMRNDAIEVAATRASTAGIRLQQVQVRLPDTMKDTQTLQIAGLADGELATMLGYTRLSPVDGWLGGFLSTLDASGPGKLKLGLAIPLDDAEKTRVSGDVSLAGNTLQLRSLPLPQLTDIQGVLHFNEHGIASPGIDYRAFGGRSRLQASLDARGRMQFTSQGQVDVQQVLQQYVPFLTPYAQGQTDYKADFTVSNNLDALAVQSSLQGVSTTVPAPLAKAAEQSWPLQLGVFATQTGWQVDWQIPQHAQGLVALGHDGQLLGAGVGVGAEAPVLEGRIAIKVDAPVLQLAPWLAALPESQADGGEWALPLSLGIATPRFMAQGKVLNNVQAALGWHGGESPVALNIKAREVSGTLQYMPRGKGRLQARLAHLALPLEDDGQPAASEAEPEITIPGLDVDIAALQWKDKVLGSLSLKAQHQPQLWLLDEVLLQTPEGKLTMSGAAPEGKSSGARRTEISFAANSQNAGALLARLGVPDALVGGEGELNGRVNWLGHAAAFDLARMSGSVKLDLRKGRFAQIDPGAARLLGVLSLQSLSRRIRLDFTDVFSSGFAFDSLTGSAEIDAGVFRSSNVLLQGPAAKVTLQGEADLANNRQQVAVRITPTLSEGVAVLTGASLLNPVLGAITFAAQKLLKDPVSQILSFDYEVTGSLTDPQVRKVGQWVENKPVAAPAAP, encoded by the coding sequence GTGACAGAACATTCTACCCCCACTCCCGACCCCGCCGCAGCACACGCAGATCAAAGTTTGCGGGTGATTTTCTGGCTGCGCCGCCTTAGCCGCTGGCTGGGCTGGCTATTGTCGGGCGTGCTGCTACTGCTGTTGCTGGCTTTCTTGCTGTTCCGTTTTTATGTGCTGCCCAACCTGGATGGCTGGCGGCCCTGGCTGGCGAGTCAGGTCAGTGCTGCGGTGGGCATGCCGGTGTCGCTGGGCAAGCTGCAGGGGCAGTGGCAGTGGCTGGGGCCGCGTTTCACCATCAGCCAGCTGCAAGTGCGCCCAGACCCGGGCAGCCCGCCGATCACCGTGCGCAGCACGCTGGTGCAGCCATCCTGGCAGAGCCTGCTTTTTCTGGAGCCGCGCCTGGCCTTGCTGCGGCTGGATGGGCTAAGCCTGGACTTGTCACGGCGCACCAATGGCCACCTGTACCTGAACGGCATTGACCTGTCCGCCGGCAAGGGCGATGGCGCCGGGGTGGATTGGCTGCTGCGCCAGGGCGAGGTCAGTGTGAGCCTGCAGCGGTTCTCCTGGCAAGATCACTTGCTGGGCCTGCCGGCTTTTACGGCGCGCCAGCTCACCGCCACCTTGAACAATACCCTGCTGGGACACCGCTTGCGGGCAGTGGCCTTGCCGGCGGCCAGCCAGCTGTCGCACGTGGATTTTGACGCCAGCTGGCAAGGTAGCCGCCTGCGTGACTGGCCGCAGTGGCATGGCAGCGCCACACTGCAGGCCGATGCGCAGCAGCTGAACTGGCTGCAGCGCTACTGGCCGGGCTCGCCGTTGTCGGCCGGCGGGGCAGCCTCGTCGCAAGTGCAGCTGGCCTTCGAGGCCGGTCGGCTAACCTCGCTACAGGGTAAATGGCAGCTGGAAAATGCCGCGCTGGGGCTGCCTGGCGAAAAGGCCACGGCGCTGCCGCGGCTGGCGGGCGAGGTGGATTACCGCAGCCCGGCTGCGGGCCAGCACCAGCTGTCGGCCAAACACTTATACCTGCAAACCCTTTTTGGCAGCCTGCTGCAGGATGCTGCGGTAAGCGCACGCTGGCACGATACGCAAGGTGGCTTTGTCGAAGCCAGCGGTTTGCAGCTGGCACCGGTGCTGCCGCTATTGCGGCCACACGTGCCGGCGGTAGCCGATAGCGCCATCCGTCAGCTGCAAGGTCAGTTGCAGGGCATGCGCTGGCAGTGGCAGGGGCCGCTGCAGCAGCCGCGACAGTATTTGTTCAAGACACGTTTTAGCGAGCTGGCACCGCAAACCGATGCGGCCAACATGACGCTGACGGGCGGCTTGTCTGGCGAGCTGCTGGCCGGTAGCCAGCAAGGGCAGCTCAGCCTGGTGGTCAGCCCCATGCAGCTGGCGCTGCCTGGCCAGCTCAAACAGCCACTGCGTATTCTGGGTGGCGAGGGCGAACTGCGCTGGCAGCGACAGGGTGCAGGCTGGCAGCTGGCTATCCCGGCGCTGGCCGTGGCGACGCCGGATTTCAGTGCCCGCTTGCAGGGGCAGGTGCGCCTGCCCGGGCAAGGCGCCAGCCAAAGCGATTTGCAGTTGGCGATCGACAACGTGGCCATCAATCGCGTGCCGGCCTATCTGCCGCAGCTTATTGGTGCTGACACGCTGGCCTGGCTGCAAGCTGCCTTGCAAGGTGGGCAGGCGCGCCAGGTGCGTGCCACGCTGCAGGGCGATGTGATGCAGTTCCCGTTTGCCGGTGGGGTGGGCGGGCGCTTTACCGTGGATGCGCGCGTGGCCGGTGGCAAGCTGCGCTTTGACCCGGCCTGGCCGTTGATCGATGGCATCGATGGTGAATACCGCATGCGCAATGACGCCATCGAAGTGGCGGCGACGCGGGCTAGTACCGCGGGCATTCGCTTGCAGCAGGTGCAGGTACGTTTGCCTGACACCATGAAAGACACGCAAACCTTGCAGATAGCGGGCCTGGCTGATGGCGAGCTCGCTACCATGCTGGGCTATACGCGCCTAAGCCCGGTAGATGGCTGGCTGGGCGGCTTTTTGTCTACGCTGGATGCCAGCGGCCCGGGCAAACTCAAGCTTGGCCTGGCCATACCGCTGGATGACGCTGAGAAAACCCGGGTCAGCGGTGATGTAAGTCTGGCGGGGAATACGCTGCAGCTGCGTAGCTTGCCGCTGCCGCAACTGACTGATATCCAGGGGGTGTTGCATTTTAACGAGCATGGTATTGCCAGCCCGGGCATAGACTACCGCGCGTTTGGCGGGCGCAGCCGCCTGCAGGCTAGCCTGGATGCGCGCGGCCGCATGCAGTTCACCAGCCAGGGCCAGGTGGATGTGCAGCAGGTGCTGCAGCAGTATGTGCCCTTTCTGACCCCGTATGCGCAGGGCCAGACCGACTACAAGGCCGACTTTACCGTTAGTAATAATCTGGATGCGCTGGCGGTGCAGTCCAGCCTGCAAGGTGTAAGCACCACTGTGCCTGCCCCGCTGGCCAAGGCTGCGGAGCAAAGTTGGCCGCTGCAGCTAGGGGTATTTGCTACCCAGACAGGGTGGCAGGTGGACTGGCAGATACCGCAGCACGCACAGGGGCTGGTAGCGTTGGGTCATGATGGCCAGCTGCTGGGTGCCGGGGTGGGCGTAGGTGCCGAGGCGCCTGTGCTGGAAGGCCGCATCGCCATCAAGGTGGATGCGCCGGTGTTACAGCTGGCGCCTTGGCTGGCCGCCTTGCCAGAAAGCCAGGCCGATGGTGGCGAGTGGGCGTTGCCACTCTCGCTGGGTATCGCTACGCCACGCTTCATGGCGCAGGGCAAAGTACTGAACAATGTGCAGGCCGCACTGGGCTGGCATGGCGGCGAGAGCCCGGTAGCGCTGAACATCAAGGCACGCGAAGTATCAGGCACGCTGCAATACATGCCGCGTGGCAAGGGCAGGCTGCAAGCGCGGCTGGCACACCTGGCCTTGCCGCTGGAAGACGATGGGCAGCCAGCGGCTAGCGAGGCGGAGCCGGAAATTACCATTCCTGGCCTGGATGTCGATATTGCCGCCTTGCAGTGGAAAGACAAGGTACTGGGCAGCCTCAGCCTGAAGGCCCAGCATCAGCCGCAGCTGTGGTTGCTGGATGAAGTGCTGCTGCAAACGCCGGAAGGCAAGCTCACCATGAGCGGTGCCGCGCCGGAGGGTAAAAGCAGCGGCGCCCGCCGCACGGAAATCAGCTTTGCGGCCAACAGTCAGAACGCTGGCGCCCTGTTGGCCCGTCTGGGTGTGCCCGACGCGCTGGTAGGCGGCGAGGGCGAGCTGAACGGCCGGGTAAACTGGCTGGGCCACGCGGCGGCGTTTGACCTAGCCCGCATGAGCGGCAGCGTGAAGCTGGACCTGCGCAAGGGGCGCTTTGCCCAGATCGACCCGGGCGCCGCCCGCCTGCTGGGGGTGCTGAGCCTGCAGTCGCTATCGCGGCGTATCCGCCTGGATTTCACCGATGTATTCAGCAGCGGCTTTGCGTTTGACAGCCTGACGGGCAGCGCCGAGATCGACGCCGGGGTATTCCGCTCCAGCAATGTGCTATTGCAGGGGCCTGCGGCGAAAGTTACCTTGCAGGGCGAGGCCGACCTGGCCAATAACCGTCAGCAGGTAGCGGTGCGGATTACCCCCACCCTGTCGGAAGGAGTGGCGGTACTCACCGGCGCCTCCTTGCTGAACCCGGTGCTGGGTGCCATTACCTTTGCCGCGCAAAAGCTGCTGAAAGACCCGGTGAGCCAGATATTGTCATTCGATTACGAAGTCACCGGCAGCCTTACCGACCCGCAGGTGCGCAAGGTTGGGCAATGGGTAGAAAACAAACCGGTGGCAGCGCCTGCTGCCCCCTGA
- the glnE gene encoding bifunctional [glutamate--ammonia ligase]-adenylyl-L-tyrosine phosphorylase/[glutamate--ammonia-ligase] adenylyltransferase: MPANTAAIACARTFSYYLDRQLTARPDEADRLAARLDHPFDAAEMAGFANWAAFDSIDTLTPALRKLRIAVMARLITRDHAGLADLHEVVTTISLLADFAVQTTLPVARRTLANLGDPIGEESGEMQELIVIGMGKLGGHELNVSSDIDLIFIYPEDGDTSGPRRLSNHEYFTRLGKLLISAINDLTYDGQVFRVDMRLRPYGDSGPLVMSLAALENYLLTQGREWERYAWIKARVMSGDASQLEALVRPFVYRKYLDYGAYGAMRELHAQIRREVARRDMADNIKLGPGGIREVEFIAQVFQLIRGGRERRLQLKSTRDTYAVLAELRLLEPDTVTELLDAYTFLRNLEHRLQYLDDQQTQSLPASEENRQRIARSMGFASWQAFLDELNQHRRRVTRHFEQVFFLPTEGAAAHPLESDWRDIANVDIAPRLASLGYHAPDDMQRQLRSLACGQRYQQMPDASRKKLDALMGPLMEVAASFDNPDTTLQRILQLIDAISRRASYLSLLLEYPQTLQRLASLYSSSAWVSDYLSRHPILLDELLDARVLYATPDWPQLAAQLEQQLAECHADVEAQMDALRHFQHAQTFRLVAQDLAGMWTLEALSDELSRLADLVLDVTVRHAWLDIPKRHRDTPLFAVVGYGKLGGKELGYASDLDVIFLYDDAHPDAADLYSRLARKIITWLTSTTSAGVLYDIDIRLRPDGASGLLVSSVEAFEHYQHHKAWLWEHQALTRARFVCGNTEIGARFEAIRQQVLALPRDSAALGAEVVAMRNKMLESHAANVEDVKHARGGIVDVEFIVQYLVLAHAGQHPALLANSGNIALLGAAAEAGLIPATLAEAARQAYRLYRRLQHASRLDGNDKCSHPPIEAYQQVQALWQSVFAAVGEHAEKPVHFQ, encoded by the coding sequence ATGCCAGCAAATACCGCCGCTATCGCCTGTGCCCGTACATTCAGTTACTACCTGGACCGCCAGCTGACGGCCCGCCCGGACGAGGCCGACAGGTTGGCCGCACGGCTTGACCACCCGTTTGACGCCGCCGAAATGGCCGGCTTTGCCAACTGGGCTGCTTTCGACAGCATCGACACCCTCACCCCGGCACTGCGCAAGCTGCGCATTGCCGTCATGGCGCGGCTGATTACCCGCGACCACGCCGGCCTGGCCGACCTGCACGAGGTGGTCACCACCATCAGCCTGCTGGCCGACTTTGCCGTACAAACCACACTGCCGGTAGCACGCCGCACGCTGGCCAACCTGGGCGACCCGATCGGCGAGGAAAGCGGCGAGATGCAGGAGCTCATCGTCATCGGTATGGGCAAGCTGGGCGGGCACGAGCTGAACGTCTCCAGCGATATCGACCTGATCTTCATCTACCCGGAAGACGGCGACACCAGCGGCCCGCGCCGCCTGTCCAACCACGAGTACTTCACCCGACTGGGCAAGCTGCTGATCAGCGCCATCAACGACCTGACCTACGATGGCCAGGTTTTCCGCGTGGACATGCGGCTGCGCCCCTACGGTGATAGCGGCCCGCTGGTGATGAGCCTGGCGGCGCTGGAAAACTACCTGCTGACCCAGGGCCGCGAGTGGGAACGCTACGCGTGGATCAAGGCCCGCGTGATGAGTGGCGACGCCAGCCAGCTGGAAGCTCTGGTGCGCCCTTTTGTGTACCGCAAATACCTGGACTACGGCGCCTACGGTGCCATGCGCGAGCTGCACGCCCAGATCCGCCGCGAAGTGGCCCGCCGCGACATGGCCGACAACATCAAGCTGGGGCCCGGCGGCATTCGCGAGGTCGAGTTCATCGCCCAGGTATTCCAGCTGATCCGCGGCGGCCGCGAACGCCGCCTGCAGCTGAAAAGCACGCGCGACACCTACGCCGTACTGGCCGAGCTGCGCCTGCTGGAACCAGACACCGTCACCGAGCTGCTGGACGCCTACACTTTTTTGCGCAACCTCGAACACCGGCTGCAATACCTGGACGACCAGCAAACACAAAGCCTGCCCGCCAGCGAAGAAAACCGCCAGCGCATCGCCCGCAGCATGGGCTTTGCCAGCTGGCAGGCCTTTCTGGACGAGCTGAACCAGCACCGCCGCCGCGTTACCCGGCATTTCGAACAGGTATTCTTCCTACCCACCGAAGGTGCCGCCGCCCACCCGCTGGAGTCCGACTGGCGCGATATTGCCAACGTCGACATCGCCCCACGCCTGGCCAGCCTGGGCTACCACGCCCCGGATGACATGCAGCGCCAGCTGCGCAGCCTAGCCTGCGGCCAACGTTACCAGCAGATGCCGGACGCCAGCCGCAAAAAGCTGGACGCGCTGATGGGCCCGCTGATGGAAGTGGCCGCCAGCTTCGACAACCCCGACACCACGCTGCAGCGCATCCTGCAGCTGATCGACGCCATCAGCCGCCGCGCGTCCTACCTGTCGCTGCTGCTGGAATACCCGCAAACCCTGCAGCGGCTCGCCTCGCTGTATTCGTCCAGCGCCTGGGTGTCAGACTACCTGTCGCGCCACCCCATTCTGCTGGACGAGCTACTGGACGCCCGCGTGCTGTACGCCACGCCAGACTGGCCACAGTTGGCCGCACAGCTGGAGCAACAACTGGCCGAGTGTCACGCCGACGTGGAGGCCCAAATGGACGCGCTGCGCCACTTCCAGCACGCACAGACCTTCCGCCTGGTAGCGCAAGACCTGGCCGGCATGTGGACACTGGAAGCACTGAGTGACGAGCTGTCGCGCCTGGCCGACCTGGTGCTGGATGTCACCGTGCGCCACGCCTGGCTGGACATCCCCAAACGCCACCGCGACACCCCGCTATTTGCCGTGGTGGGCTACGGTAAACTCGGCGGCAAGGAGCTGGGCTACGCCTCGGACCTGGACGTGATCTTTTTATACGACGACGCCCACCCGGACGCTGCCGACCTGTACTCGCGCCTAGCGCGCAAAATCATTACCTGGCTCACCAGCACCACCTCGGCTGGCGTGCTGTACGACATTGACATTCGCCTGCGCCCGGACGGCGCCAGCGGCCTGCTGGTGAGCAGCGTAGAAGCCTTCGAGCACTACCAGCACCACAAAGCGTGGCTGTGGGAACACCAGGCGCTCACCCGCGCCCGTTTCGTGTGCGGCAACACCGAAATCGGCGCGCGCTTCGAAGCCATTCGCCAGCAAGTGCTGGCGCTACCACGAGACAGCGCCGCGCTGGGCGCCGAAGTGGTGGCCATGCGCAACAAGATGCTGGAAAGCCATGCGGCCAACGTAGAGGATGTGAAACACGCCCGCGGCGGCATTGTGGACGTCGAATTCATTGTGCAGTACCTGGTACTGGCGCACGCAGGCCAGCACCCGGCACTGCTGGCCAATAGCGGCAATATTGCCCTGCTAGGCGCCGCTGCCGAAGCCGGCCTGATTCCCGCCACGCTGGCCGAAGCAGCGCGCCAGGCGTACCGGCTATACCGCCGCCTGCAGCACGCCAGCAGGCTTGATGGCAACGACAAGTGCAGCCACCCGCCCATCGAGGCCTACCAGCAGGTTCAGGCACTGTGGCAAAGTGTGTTTGCCGCCGTCGGCGAGCATGCGGAAAAGCCGGTTCACTTTCAGTAG
- a CDS encoding branched-chain amino acid transaminase produces MSMADRDGFIWYNGELVEWRNATTHVLTHTLHYGMGVFEGVRAYETARGPAIFRLQDHTDRLFRSAKILGMDLPFTKQQVNQAHLDVVKANQLKSCYFRPMAFYGSGKLGVAPKKDDVQLIVAAWPWGAYLGEEGLEKGIRVKTSSFTRHHVNITMCKAKANGNYMNSILANNEATADGYDEALLLDVDGFVAEGSGENIFIVRKGKLYTPDLTSALEGITRDTVVQIADEMGLELVEKRITRDEVYSADEAFFTGTAAEVTPIRELDRRAIGEGKRGPITAEIQKRYFDCVKGLDESKQHWLTHVA; encoded by the coding sequence ATGTCGATGGCAGACCGCGACGGTTTCATCTGGTACAACGGCGAACTGGTCGAGTGGCGTAACGCTACTACCCATGTATTGACCCACACCCTGCACTACGGCATGGGCGTATTCGAAGGCGTGCGCGCCTACGAAACGGCACGTGGCCCGGCTATTTTCCGCCTGCAAGACCATACCGACCGCCTGTTCCGCTCTGCCAAGATTCTGGGCATGGACCTGCCGTTTACCAAGCAGCAGGTCAACCAGGCTCATCTGGACGTGGTGAAAGCCAACCAGCTGAAATCGTGCTACTTCCGCCCCATGGCCTTTTATGGCTCGGGCAAACTGGGCGTGGCACCGAAAAAAGACGACGTACAGCTGATCGTAGCCGCCTGGCCGTGGGGTGCGTACCTGGGCGAAGAAGGCCTGGAAAAAGGCATTCGCGTAAAAACCAGCTCGTTCACCCGCCATCACGTGAACATCACCATGTGCAAGGCCAAGGCCAACGGCAACTACATGAACTCCATCCTGGCCAATAACGAAGCCACGGCAGACGGCTACGACGAAGCCCTGCTGCTGGACGTAGACGGCTTTGTGGCAGAAGGCTCTGGCGAAAACATCTTTATCGTCCGCAAGGGCAAGCTATACACTCCCGACCTCACCAGCGCGCTGGAAGGCATCACCCGCGACACCGTGGTGCAGATTGCCGATGAAATGGGCCTGGAGCTGGTAGAGAAACGCATCACCCGTGATGAAGTCTACAGCGCCGACGAAGCCTTCTTCACCGGCACCGCCGCCGAAGTCACCCCGATCCGCGAGCTGGACCGCCGCGCGATTGGCGAGGGCAAACGCGGCCCGATTACCGCAGAAATCCAGAAACGCTACTTTGACTGCGTCAAAGGCCTGGATGAAAGCAAGCAACACTGGCTGACCCACGTCGCCTGA